From the Quercus lobata isolate SW786 chromosome 6, ValleyOak3.0 Primary Assembly, whole genome shotgun sequence genome, one window contains:
- the LOC115993969 gene encoding uncharacterized protein LOC115993969 yields MGTSESTLSSSQGPVDEITTVSGRSEVADPILERLKTLKLTTPILTSPPAESSLTDILVRKPSSSSAPATVNPKVLVELFSMYRDWQEQKTQMISKKQEEIENKIDVADALAVKLLQRFNFSVSAMKTASQHLSEVHALQVDIGELKGRLTEVISNCDALCKRIASEGPESLRSSVKPFTIATADSEISSTSSSLPRDLNKTVAKLE; encoded by the exons ATGGGTACCTCAGAATCCACACTCTCAAGCTCACAG GGTCCGGTCGATGAAATCACCACCGTGTCCGGTCGATCCGAGGTCGCAGATCCAATCTTAGAGAGACTCAAAACCCTCAAATTA ACAACACCAATATTGACGTCACCACCGGCTGAGAGTAGCTTAACTGACATACTGGTGAGGAAACCTTCGTCTTCTTCGGCTCCAG CTACTGTGAATCCTAAGGTGCTGGTGGAGCTCTTCTCGATGTACCGTGATTGGCAGGAGCAGAAGACTCAAATGATTAGCAAAAAGCAG GAAGagatagaaaacaaaatagaTGTTGCAGATGCTTTGGCAGTTAAACTTCTACAACGTTTTAATTTCTCAGTGTCGGCAATGAAGACAGCTTCACAACATTTATCAGAAG TTCATGCATTGCAGGTGGACATTGGAGAACTTAAAGGAAGGTTAACAGAGGTTATTAGCAACTGCGATGCACTGTGCAAGAGAATTGCTTCAGAGGGGCCAGAATCTCTTCGTTCATCTGTCAAACCATTTACAATTGCCACTGCTGACTCAGAAATCAGCTCTACTTCATCTTCTTTGCCAAGAGATTTAAACAAAACAGTAGCCAAGTTAGAATAG
- the LOC115950725 gene encoding nucleolin-like, with protein sequence MRTRNSETPKSAAKKTPPPKKSASKSPPESAAAESAATTPKTAQTVKRPSPATKAKPVKKSDTTPSLSSASDSKPEQSTIVGEEPKASADAAQVTAGTKVVRVTKSVAKRTPGRTKTPTLVRAVMVQTPNSAESMKSNVEESQEEGDVVIISKEEFVVENVVESRKNEETLMEVEEPVVEHIEESVRKEGAITEVVEPFVVECAGESAQKERVTVELEEPAAKNVVEEESVMKVQVASIANVVGDSSKQEEPIAEVVVKSVENEETTGAEEGEEVMERGNDEETKDAGDKDEPNVEHVNMEQNVIEKFGGKHTQPVKEYVIDEGMEDYNDRVDLGEHGEEELVEYDPEEPVEDDLEEPVEDDREEPAEDTEALDEEHRELNAAAKERKIKKEHEIFVGGLDRDAEEEDVRKVFERIGEVVEVRLHKDPSTNKNKGYAFVTFANKEHAKRALSEMKNPVIHGKRCGTAPSEDNDTLFMGNICNTWTKEAIKHKLKEYGVEGVENITLVPDVQREGLSRGFAFLEFSSHADAMLAYKRLQKSDVIFGHPERTVKVAFAEPLREPDPEVMSQVKSVFLDGLPPHWDEDRVRGLLKGYGEIVRIVLARNMSTAKRKDYGFIDFSAHEAAVACVAGINKAELGDGKMKVKARLSNPLPKTQAVKGGMCGGFRIGRGVGGAMSNFGRGFGRGGQPFHRANFQRNRGFYRGGRGQTGRMNFSNEYDFDNQYAEFHGRQFAGRGGRRNSFRGGNYASGSGSTVAAPSRSNLDRPWHGAPDRGRGMHVPSRRQPYSPEGRLDRTFGRHYDDPYLYDDNSHGMKRPFYMTDHDPDYMEPSRFRQRLDYADPAAFRSNRYRDNYGPGSSSYPHEYYGPDYGGAPYSSFYGSDRPYGGGYYY encoded by the exons ATGAGAACTCGTAACTCGGAAACCCCCAAATCGGCGGCGAAGAAAACCCCGCCGCCGAAGAAATCCGCCTCCAAATCGCCTCCCGAGTCGGCCGCCGCGGAATCGGCGGCTACTACTCCGAAAACCGCCCAGACGGTGAAGCGGCCCTCCCCCGCCACCAAAGCCAAGCCGGTGAAGAAGAGCGACACCACTCCCAGTCTGAGCTCGGCGTCTGATTCCAAGCCTGAACAATCAACaa TAGTAGGTGAGGAGCCCAAAGCATCAGCTGATGCTGCTCAGGTGACAGCAGGGACGAAAGTTGTTAGAGTGACAAAATCAGTAGCAAAGAGGACCCCGGGAAGAACTAAAACACCCACTTTGGTGAGAGCTGTTATGGTGCAGACACCCAATTCTGCTGAATCTATGAAGTCAAATGTTGAAGAATCTCAGGAGGAGGGAGATGTAGTGATTATCAGTAAGGAGGAATTTGTCGTTGAAAATGTAGTGGAATCTAGGAAGAATGAAGAAACCTTGATGGAAGTGGAAGAACCGGTTGTTGAACACATTGAAGAATCCGTGAGGAAGGAAGGAGCCATTACGGAAGTAGTAGAACCTTTTGTTGTTGAATGTGCTGGAGAATCTGCACAGAAGGAACGAGTCACAGTGGAATTGGAAGAACCTGCTGCTAAAAATGTTGTTGAGGAGGAAAGCGTGATGAAAGTGCAAGTAGCTTCTATTGCAAATGTTGTTGGTGATTCTTCAAAGCAAGAAGAGCCTATAGCTGAAGTAGTTGTGAAATCAGTTGAGAATGAGGAGACCACTGGTGCGGAGGAGGGGGAGGAAGTTATGGAAAGAGGAAACGATGAGGAAACAAAAGATGCTGGAGATAAGGATGAACCCAATGTTGAGCATGTTAACATGGAACAAAATGTCATAGAGAAGTTTGGAGGAAAACATACTCAACCTGTAAAGGAGTATGTGATTGATGAGGGAATGGAGGATTACAATGATAGAGTGGACCTTGGAGAACATGGGGAGGAGGAACTTGTTGAGTATGATCCAGAGGAGCCTGTTGAGGATGATCTGGAGGAGCCTGTTGAGGATGATCGAGAGGAGCCTGCTGAAGATACTGAGGCATTGGATGAAGAACACAGGGAATTAAATGCTGCTGCGAAGGAGCGTAAGATTAAGAAAGAGCATGAGATATTTGTTGGTGGGTTGGATCGGGATGCAGAGGAGGAAGACGTGAGAAAGGTCTTTGAGAGGATTGGAGAGGTAGTTGAAGTTAGGTTGCATAAGGATCCATCTACAAATAAGAATAAGGGGTATGCATTTGTGACGTTTGCTAATAAGGAGCACGCAAAGCGAGCTTTGTCAGAAATGAAGAACCCTGTT ATTCATGGAAAACGATGTGGAACTGCACCCAGTGAAGACAATGACACATTGTTTATGGGCAACATCTGCAACACATGGACAAAGGAAGCT ATAAAGCATAAGTTGAAAGAATATGGTGTGGAAGGTGTTGAAAACATAACTCTTGTCCCAGATGTTCAACGAGAAGGGTTGAGCCGGGGTTTTGCGTTCCTTGAGTTCTCTTCACATGCAGATGCCATGCTTGCATACAAAAGGCTTCAAAAGTCTGATGTTATTTTTGGCCACCCTGAGAGAACTGTCAAAGTAGCTTTTGCTGAACCTTTACGTGAACCTGATCCAGAGGTCATGTCCCAAGTGAAGTCTGTATTTCTTGATGGGCTTCCACCACACTGGGATGAAGACCGTGTTAGAGGGTTGCTTAAAGGTTATGGGGAGATTGTACGAATTGTCCTGGCTCGGAATATGTCAACCGCCAAGAGGAAGGATTATGGATTTATTGATTTCTCTGCCCATGAAGCTGCTGTTGCCTGCGTTGCTGGTATAAACAAAGCAGAACTTGGTGATGGGAAG ATGAAAGTGAAAGCAAGGTTGTCAAATCCTTTGCCCAAAACACAGGCTGTGAAGGGTGGAATGTGTGGTGGATTTCGAATTGGCCGTGGCGTTGGTGGAGCAATGTCAAactttg GAAGGGGGTTTGGGCGGGGGGGACAACCCTTCCACCGTGCAAATTTCCAACGAAACAGGGGTTTCTATCGTGGTGGACGTGGTCAAACTGGTAGAATGAATTTTTCAAACGAGTATGATTTCGACAATCAATATGCTGAGTTTCATGGAAGACAATTTGCTGGACGAG GGGGAAGAAGGAATTCATTTAGAGGTGGTAATTATGCATCTGGTTCGGGAAGTACAGTTGCTGCCCCATCAAGGTCGAATCTTGATCGTCCCTGGCATGGTGCCCCTGATAGAGGCCGTGGGATGCATGTTCCTTCTAGGAGGCAACCATATTCGCCAGAGGGACGCTTGGACAGAACTTTTGGGAGGCATTATGATGACCCTTATCTTTATGATGATAATTCACATGGAATGAAACGCCCATTTTATATGACg GACCATGATCCTGATTATATGGAGCCTAGTAGGTTTCGCCAACGTTTGGATTACGCTGATCCAGCAGCTTTCCGTTCAAATCGCTATCGTG ATAATTATGGACCTGGCAGTAGTAGCTACCCTCATGAATATTATGGCCCTGAT TATGGTGGAGCTCCATATTCGTCTTTCTATGGGAGTGACCGCCCATACGGTGGTGGCTACTACTATTAG
- the LOC115951022 gene encoding protein BASIC PENTACYSTEINE6-like encodes MEHLMQTYMTIVAEKDVAVQERDTAIQELKIVLFEKEEALAERDRAIQERDAAIAEHKLILESYDALNALYFRECSMSDDKSITVSLGNGISPAPKHGHHHLSEAALSTRNVPLSDALSTSAVATGVTKSFRKGRRGAIDARKQVTTSTSSGWKDEHDFGGNGIDSQLDMSELEWETKSDLNKFNFDESTMPAPVCSCTGEVQQCYKWGNGGWQSACCTTKMSMYPLPHVPNKRRARVGGRKMSGSVFSKLLCRLIDDGHDLSAPVDLKNHWGKHGTNRYSTIK; translated from the exons ATG GAGCATTTGATGCAAACGTACATGACCATTGTGGCTGAGAAGGATGTTGCTGTCCAAGAACGTGATACGGCTATCCAAGAACTAAAAATTGTGCTTTTTGAAAAGGAAGAAGCTCTTGCTGAGCGGGACAGAGCAATCCAGGAGCGGGATGCAGCAATTGCTGAACACAAACTTATATTGGAAAGCTATGATGCTCTTAATGCTTTGTACTTCAGAGAATGCTCTATGAGTGATGATAAGTCAATCACAGTTTCGCTAGGAAATGGAATCTCTCCTGCACCAAAACATGGGCACCATCACTTGTCTGAAGCTGCATTATCTACTAGGAATGTTCCTCTAAGTGATGCATTATCAACTTCTGCTGTAGCTACTGGGGTCACCAAGTCTTTCAGAAAGGGCAGGAGAGGTGCCATAGATGCAAGAAAGCAGGTTACTACCTCCACATCAAGTGGATGGAAAGACGAGCATGATTTTGGTGGCAATGGGATAGACAGTCAGCTTGATATGTCAGAGCTTGAGTGGGAAACTAAATCGGATTTGAACAAGTTCAATTTTGATGAGTCCACAATGCCAGCGCCGGTTTGCTCTTGCACTGGAGAAGTTCAGCAATGCTATAAGTGGGGAAATGGTGGATGGCAATCAGCATGCTGCACAACCAAGATGTCGATGTATCCACTGCCCCATGTGCCCAATAAGCGCCGCGCCCGTGTAGGAGGCCGGAAGATGAGTGGTAGTGTCTTTTCTAAACTACTTTGTCGGCTTATTGATGATGGTCATGACTTGTCTGCTCCAGTAGACCTTAAGAATCACTGGGGCAAGCACGGGACTAATCGCTATAGTACCATCAAGTAG